The Kitasatospora sp. NBC_00374 genome has a segment encoding these proteins:
- a CDS encoding polyprenyl synthetase family protein, with protein MTVVGPFGLSVQDRDLTRDVRAGMDAVETSLVEAVKSEVPFITITASHLIEAGGKRFRPLLVMLAARFGDPYAPGVVPAAVVVELTHLATLYHDDVMDEAPVRRGAPSANSRWDNSVAILTGDFLFSRASQVLADLGPEAVRIQSDAFERLVTGQILETAGPRPGDDELQHYLDVIAGKTGSLVAVSCRFGALMSGAEPWVVDILAQYGERIGTAFQLADDVLDIASDGHESGKTPGTDLREGVPTLPVLLLRQMPADPSDPEDTRLRELLDTDLAADDDRHAEALRLLRRHPALERARRETLRYAEEARALLDPLPECPAKAALQELCDTVAIRTM; from the coding sequence GTGACCGTCGTGGGGCCCTTCGGGCTGAGCGTGCAGGACCGCGATCTGACCCGCGACGTCCGGGCCGGGATGGACGCCGTGGAGACGTCGCTGGTCGAGGCCGTGAAGAGCGAGGTCCCGTTCATCACGATCACCGCCAGCCACCTGATCGAGGCCGGCGGCAAGCGCTTCCGCCCGCTGCTGGTCATGCTCGCCGCGCGGTTCGGCGACCCGTACGCCCCCGGCGTGGTGCCCGCCGCCGTGGTGGTCGAACTCACCCACCTCGCCACGCTCTACCACGACGACGTGATGGACGAGGCCCCGGTACGGCGCGGCGCCCCGAGCGCCAACTCCCGCTGGGACAACTCGGTCGCCATCCTGACCGGCGACTTCCTCTTCTCCCGCGCCTCCCAGGTCCTCGCCGACCTCGGCCCGGAGGCCGTCCGGATCCAGTCCGACGCCTTCGAGCGCCTGGTCACCGGCCAGATCCTGGAGACCGCCGGACCCAGGCCCGGCGACGACGAGCTCCAGCACTACCTGGACGTCATCGCGGGCAAGACCGGCTCACTGGTCGCCGTCTCCTGCCGCTTCGGCGCGCTGATGTCCGGTGCCGAGCCCTGGGTGGTCGACATCCTCGCCCAGTACGGCGAGCGCATCGGCACCGCCTTCCAGCTCGCCGACGACGTCCTCGACATCGCCAGCGACGGCCACGAGTCCGGCAAGACCCCCGGCACCGACCTGCGCGAGGGTGTGCCGACCCTGCCGGTGCTCCTGCTCCGCCAGATGCCGGCCGACCCCTCGGACCCCGAGGACACCCGCCTGCGGGAGCTCCTCGACACCGACCTCGCCGCGGACGACGACCGGCACGCCGAGGCCCTGCGGCTGCTGCGCCGGCACCCGGCGCTGGAGCGGGCCCGCCGCGAGACGCTCCGCTACGCCGAGGAGGCCCGCGCGCTCCTCGACCCGCTCCCCGAGTGCCCGGCCAAGGCCGCCCTCCAGGAGCTCTGCGACACGGTCGCCATCCGCACCATGTAG
- a CDS encoding LuxR C-terminal-related transcriptional regulator: MLRVVIAEDSVLLREGLTRLLTDRGLQVVAGVGDGEALLRTVHELAAAGELPDVVVADVRMPPTHTDEGVRACVTLRGLYPDVGVLVLSQYVEERYAGELLAGSTRGVGYLLKDRVAEVREFADAVVRVAGGGTALDPEVVQQLLSRSRKGDVLAGLTPREREVMGLMAEGRTNTAIARQLVVSDGAVEKHVSNIFSKLGLAQSPADHRRVLAVLTYLNS; encoded by the coding sequence ATGCTGCGCGTCGTCATCGCCGAGGACTCCGTACTCCTGCGGGAGGGCCTGACCCGGCTGCTCACCGACCGCGGCCTGCAGGTGGTCGCCGGTGTGGGGGACGGTGAGGCCCTGCTCAGGACCGTCCACGAGCTGGCCGCCGCCGGCGAGCTCCCGGACGTCGTGGTGGCGGACGTCCGGATGCCGCCGACCCACACCGACGAGGGCGTCCGCGCCTGCGTCACGCTCCGCGGGCTCTACCCGGACGTTGGTGTGCTGGTGCTGTCCCAGTACGTCGAGGAGCGCTACGCCGGCGAGCTGCTGGCGGGCTCCACCCGGGGCGTCGGCTACCTGCTCAAGGACCGGGTCGCCGAGGTCCGGGAGTTCGCGGACGCGGTGGTGCGGGTGGCCGGGGGCGGCACGGCGCTGGACCCGGAGGTGGTGCAGCAGCTGCTCAGCCGCAGCCGCAAGGGCGACGTACTGGCGGGTCTGACCCCGCGCGAGCGGGAGGTGATGGGGCTGATGGCGGAGGGCCGGACGAACACCGCGATCGCCCGGCAGCTGGTGGTCTCGGACGGCGCGGTGGAGAAGCACGTCTCCAACATCTTCTCGAAGCTGGGCCTGGCCCAGAGCCCGGCCGACCACCGCCGGGTGCTGGCCGTTCTGACCTATCTGAACTCCTGA
- a CDS encoding 2-oxoacid:acceptor oxidoreductase subunit alpha: MTSQVDQSAAVDGSDGEGGQESATRSGISGRPAKPIRRLDRVIIRFAGDSGDGMQLTGDRFTSETASFGNDLSTLPNFPAEIRAPAGTLPGVSSFQLHFADHDILTPGDAPNVLVAMNPAALKANLADLPRGAEIIVNTDEFTKRALAKVGYAADPLADGSLEAYHLHRVPLTTLTLEALKDSGLARKDAERAKNMFALGLLSWMYHRPTHGTEAFLRTKFAGKPAIAEANITAFRAGWNFGETTEDFAVSYEIPPARLPAGTYRNISGNLALSYGLIAAARLAGLPLFLGSYPITPASDILHELSRHKNFGVRTFQAEDEIAGIGAALGAAFGGALGVTTTSGPGVALKSETIGLAVSLELPLLVVDIQRGGPSTGLPTKTEQADLLQAMFGRNGEAPVPIVAPATPAECFDAAVEAARIALTYRTPVFLLSDGYLANGSEPWRIPPVEELPDLSVEFASGPNHVLADGSEAFWPYKRDPQTLARPWAVPGTAGLEHRIGGIEKQDGTGNISYDPANHDFMVRIRQAKIDGIAVPDLEVDDPQGAARVLVLGWGSTYGPIAAAVRRVRADGGRVAQTHLRNLNPFPANLGAVLRSYERVIVPEMNLGQLALLLRAKYLVDAQSYNQVRGLPFKAAQLADVLSAAIGSLEGEQQ; encoded by the coding sequence GTGACCAGTCAGGTCGATCAGTCAGCAGCAGTGGACGGCTCGGACGGGGAGGGCGGCCAGGAGTCCGCCACCCGGTCCGGTATCAGTGGAAGACCTGCCAAGCCGATTCGACGTCTGGATCGTGTGATCATCCGCTTCGCGGGTGACTCCGGCGACGGTATGCAGCTCACGGGTGACCGGTTCACCTCGGAGACGGCGTCCTTCGGGAACGACCTCTCCACGCTGCCGAACTTTCCGGCGGAGATCCGGGCACCCGCCGGGACTCTTCCCGGTGTGTCCAGTTTCCAGTTGCACTTTGCCGATCATGACATTCTGACCCCGGGCGACGCGCCGAACGTGCTGGTGGCGATGAACCCGGCCGCACTGAAGGCCAACCTGGCGGATCTGCCGCGTGGCGCGGAGATCATCGTCAATACCGATGAATTCACCAAGAGGGCGCTGGCCAAGGTCGGTTACGCCGCCGACCCGCTGGCCGACGGCTCCCTGGAGGCCTACCACCTGCACCGGGTCCCGCTGACCACGCTGACCCTGGAGGCGCTCAAGGACAGCGGCCTCGCCCGCAAGGACGCCGAGCGGGCGAAGAACATGTTCGCGCTCGGCCTGCTGTCCTGGATGTACCACCGGCCGACGCACGGGACGGAGGCCTTCCTGCGGACGAAGTTCGCCGGGAAGCCGGCCATCGCGGAGGCCAACATCACAGCGTTCAGGGCCGGTTGGAACTTCGGCGAGACCACCGAGGACTTCGCGGTCTCGTACGAGATCCCGCCCGCCCGGCTGCCGGCCGGCACCTACCGGAACATCTCCGGCAACCTGGCCCTGTCCTACGGGCTGATCGCGGCGGCGCGTCTCGCCGGGCTGCCGCTGTTCCTCGGCTCGTACCCGATCACCCCGGCCTCGGACATCCTGCACGAGCTGAGCCGGCACAAGAACTTCGGCGTGCGGACCTTCCAGGCGGAGGACGAGATCGCCGGCATCGGCGCCGCGCTCGGGGCGGCGTTCGGTGGGGCGCTCGGCGTCACCACGACCTCGGGGCCGGGCGTGGCGCTGAAGTCGGAGACGATCGGTCTCGCGGTCTCGCTGGAACTGCCGCTGCTGGTGGTGGACATCCAGCGCGGCGGCCCGTCCACCGGCCTGCCGACCAAGACCGAGCAGGCCGACCTGCTGCAGGCGATGTTCGGACGCAACGGCGAGGCCCCGGTGCCGATCGTGGCCCCGGCGACCCCCGCCGAGTGCTTCGACGCTGCGGTGGAGGCCGCCCGGATCGCGCTCACCTACCGCACCCCGGTGTTCCTGCTCTCGGACGGCTACCTGGCGAACGGCTCCGAGCCGTGGCGGATCCCGCCGGTGGAGGAACTCCCGGATCTCTCCGTCGAGTTCGCCTCCGGCCCGAACCACGTGCTGGCGGACGGCTCGGAGGCGTTCTGGCCGTACAAGCGGGACCCGCAGACCCTGGCCCGCCCGTGGGCGGTGCCCGGCACGGCGGGCCTGGAGCACCGGATCGGCGGCATCGAGAAGCAGGACGGCACCGGCAACATCTCCTACGACCCGGCCAACCACGACTTCATGGTCCGGATCCGCCAGGCCAAGATCGACGGCATCGCCGTTCCCGACCTGGAGGTCGACGATCCTCAGGGGGCGGCCCGCGTCCTGGTACTGGGCTGGGGATCTACCTACGGCCCGATCGCCGCCGCCGTCCGCCGGGTCCGCGCCGACGGCGGCCGCGTCGCCCAGACGCACCTGCGCAACCTCAACCCCTTCCCCGCCAACCTCGGCGCGGTGCTGCGCTCCTACGAGCGCGTCATCGTGCCCGAGATGAACCTCGGCCAGCTCGCCCTGCTGCTGCGCGCCAAGTACCTGGTGGACGCGCAGTCGTACAACCAGGTGCGCGGACTCCCGTTCAAGGCAGCCCAGTTGGCGGACGTCCTGTCCGCCGCGATCGGATCGCTGGAAGGAGAGCAGCAGTGA
- a CDS encoding 2-oxoacid:ferredoxin oxidoreductase subunit beta encodes MTEFRSLDLVPKADGPQSAKDFKTDQEVRWCPGCGDYAILAAVQAFMPELGIRRENTVFVSGIGCSSRFPYYMNTYGMHSIHGRAPAIATGLAASRPDLSVWVVTGDGDALSIGGNHLIHALRRNVNLKILLFNNRIYGLTKGQYSPTSELGKITKSTPMGSLDAPFNPLSLAVGAEATFVARTIDSDRQHLQSVLRAAAEHEGTALVEIYQNCNIFNDGAFEILKEPGTRDEALIRLEQGRPVTFAGKGVLRGPDGELTVAELTPENEAQVLVHDAHTPSPTTAFALTRLADADTLHHTPIGVLRDVRRPVYDTLMAEQLERATAEKGEGDLAALLAGSDTWTVG; translated from the coding sequence GTGACCGAGTTCCGCTCCCTCGACCTGGTCCCCAAGGCCGACGGTCCGCAGAGCGCCAAGGACTTCAAGACCGACCAGGAAGTCCGCTGGTGCCCGGGCTGCGGCGACTACGCGATCCTCGCCGCCGTCCAGGCGTTCATGCCCGAGCTGGGCATCCGCCGGGAGAACACCGTCTTCGTCTCCGGGATCGGCTGCTCCTCGCGCTTCCCGTACTACATGAACACCTACGGGATGCACTCCATCCACGGCCGCGCCCCGGCGATCGCGACCGGGCTGGCGGCCTCCCGGCCCGACCTGTCGGTGTGGGTGGTGACGGGGGACGGCGACGCGCTGTCCATCGGCGGCAACCACCTCATCCACGCCCTGCGGCGCAACGTCAACCTGAAGATCCTGCTCTTCAACAACCGGATCTACGGGCTCACCAAGGGCCAGTACTCGCCGACCAGCGAGCTGGGGAAGATCACCAAGTCCACGCCGATGGGCTCCCTGGACGCGCCGTTCAACCCACTGTCGCTGGCCGTCGGCGCCGAGGCGACCTTCGTCGCCCGCACCATCGACTCCGACCGCCAGCACCTGCAGTCCGTCCTGCGTGCCGCGGCCGAGCACGAGGGCACCGCGCTGGTGGAGATCTACCAGAACTGCAACATCTTCAACGACGGCGCCTTCGAGATCCTGAAGGAGCCGGGCACCCGGGACGAGGCGCTGATCCGGCTCGAACAGGGCCGGCCGGTGACCTTCGCCGGCAAGGGCGTGCTCCGCGGGCCGGACGGCGAGCTGACCGTCGCCGAGCTCACCCCGGAGAACGAGGCGCAGGTGCTGGTGCACGACGCCCACACCCCGAGCCCCACCACCGCCTTCGCGCTCACCCGGCTCGCCGACGCCGACACCCTGCACCACACCCCGATCGGCGTCCTGCGGGACGTCCGCCGCCCGGTCTACGACACGCTGATGGCCGAGCAGCTGGAGCGCGCCACCGCCGAGAAGGGCGAGGGCGACCTGGCCGCCCTGCTGGCCGGCAGTGACACCTGGACGGTCGGCTGA
- a CDS encoding DUF5701 family protein: MPFVLVVGRELAPPALTVPLTTLAGKSRPGVIDRNYAPGDVERFVPTVGLPSGSAHLLLDVQRGEEFCGVVPGDAMTVIADRGRQLLTVEEGIALVTQYPAALAKNKCFSLGASRCGDRRVPAIWISQGAPKLGWCWEGNPHTWLGMASAGGRA, translated from the coding sequence GTGCCCTTCGTCCTGGTGGTCGGGCGCGAGCTGGCGCCGCCGGCCCTGACCGTGCCGCTGACGACGCTCGCGGGCAAGTCCAGGCCCGGCGTCATCGACCGCAACTACGCGCCGGGGGACGTCGAGCGGTTCGTCCCCACCGTCGGGCTCCCGTCCGGCTCCGCCCACCTGCTGCTGGACGTCCAGCGGGGCGAGGAGTTCTGCGGCGTCGTCCCCGGCGACGCCATGACGGTGATCGCCGACCGCGGACGGCAGCTGCTGACCGTGGAGGAGGGCATCGCCCTGGTCACCCAGTACCCGGCGGCACTGGCCAAGAACAAGTGCTTCTCGCTCGGCGCCTCGCGCTGCGGCGACCGCCGGGTGCCGGCGATCTGGATCAGCCAGGGCGCACCGAAGCTGGGCTGGTGCTGGGAGGGCAACCCGCACACCTGGCTGGGTATGGCCTCCGCGGGAGGCCGTGCCTGA
- a CDS encoding TetR/AcrR family transcriptional regulator C-terminal domain-containing protein, translating to MATERSSAGDPARTLALLWGQPATATGRRGPRQARSVPEIAAAAVALADAEGVEAVTIRRVAQELGLSPMALYTYVPGKAELLDLMLDTVYAAMPRSAPAGEGWRARLTAVAEDNRTLYRSHPWVAGISTGRPPLGPGLMGKYEYELRALDGLGLGDVEMDAALTFLLGFVEGCARAAADARAAEQESAMGDRAWWEGNAELLARVFDPERYPTAARVGSAAGEAHGGAHSPDHAYEFGLRRVLEGLAGLIEGGRA from the coding sequence ATGGCCACGGAACGCAGCAGCGCAGGGGATCCGGCACGGACGCTCGCCCTGCTCTGGGGCCAACCGGCCACCGCGACAGGCCGGCGCGGCCCGCGGCAGGCCCGCAGCGTCCCCGAGATCGCCGCCGCGGCCGTGGCCCTGGCCGACGCCGAGGGGGTCGAGGCCGTCACCATCCGGCGGGTCGCCCAGGAGCTCGGCCTCTCCCCGATGGCGCTCTACACCTACGTCCCCGGCAAGGCCGAGCTGCTCGACCTGATGCTGGACACCGTCTACGCCGCGATGCCCCGCAGCGCCCCCGCCGGGGAGGGCTGGCGGGCCCGGCTCACCGCCGTCGCCGAGGACAACCGGACGCTGTACCGCAGTCACCCGTGGGTGGCGGGCATCTCCACCGGCCGCCCGCCGCTCGGCCCCGGGCTGATGGGCAAGTACGAGTACGAGCTGCGAGCCCTCGACGGGCTGGGCCTCGGCGACGTCGAGATGGACGCCGCGCTGACCTTCCTGCTCGGCTTCGTCGAGGGCTGCGCCCGGGCGGCCGCCGACGCGCGGGCCGCCGAGCAGGAGAGCGCGATGGGGGACCGCGCGTGGTGGGAGGGCAACGCCGAGCTGCTCGCCCGGGTCTTCGACCCCGAGCGCTATCCGACCGCGGCACGGGTCGGCTCGGCCGCGGGCGAGGCGCACGGCGGCGCCCACAGCCCCGACCACGCCTACGAGTTCGGCCTTCGCCGGGTGCTGGAGGGCCTGGCGGGCCTGATCGAGGGCGGCCGCGCCTGA
- a CDS encoding winged helix-turn-helix transcriptional regulator has translation MEVIERERPLPESSIVERLPDVYDRMCPSRGVLEHVTSRWGVLVLAALMERGYRFSELRRRVAGVSEKMLAQTLQNLERDGFVLRVAHPVIPPRVDYSLTPLGGEAAQLVSDLAHWVEARMCSVAEAREAYDAR, from the coding sequence ATGGAGGTAATCGAGAGGGAACGCCCACTGCCGGAGAGCTCGATCGTGGAGAGGCTGCCGGACGTCTACGACCGGATGTGCCCCTCGCGCGGCGTCCTGGAGCACGTCACCAGCCGCTGGGGCGTGCTGGTCCTGGCGGCCCTGATGGAGCGCGGGTACCGGTTCAGCGAGCTGCGCCGCCGGGTCGCCGGGGTGAGCGAGAAGATGCTCGCCCAGACCCTGCAGAACCTGGAGCGCGACGGTTTCGTCCTGCGGGTGGCCCACCCGGTGATCCCGCCCCGGGTGGACTACAGCCTGACCCCGCTCGGCGGGGAGGCGGCCCAGCTGGTCTCCGACCTGGCGCACTGGGTCGAGGCCCGGATGTGCTCCGTGGCCGAGGCCCGCGAGGCGTACGACGCCCGCTAG
- a CDS encoding NAD(P)H-binding protein — translation MIVVTGATGQLGRLVVEGLLAEVPAERIAVAVRSAEKAADWAARGVEVRVVDYDRPETLAAAFTAGDRVLLISGNEIGKREPQHRAVVEAAKAAEVGLLAYTGVLGGDEASFTLADEHKATEAVIRESGLPFVFLRNGWYTENYTAQAAGAVARGEVVGSSRDGRVASAPRADYADAAVAVLTGEGHENAVYELSGDVAWTLAEYAAALAAQAGTPVAYRDVPPAEHHEVLVGAGMPAGFAEVFVDVDQAIARGDLARANGDLARLIGRPTVPLADTVKAALSV, via the coding sequence ATGATCGTCGTCACCGGTGCCACCGGACAGCTGGGCCGCCTCGTCGTCGAGGGCCTGCTGGCCGAGGTCCCCGCCGAGCGGATCGCCGTGGCCGTCCGGTCGGCCGAGAAGGCCGCCGACTGGGCGGCGCGCGGCGTCGAGGTCCGGGTGGTGGACTACGACCGCCCCGAGACGCTGGCCGCCGCGTTCACCGCGGGTGACCGGGTGCTGCTGATCTCCGGCAACGAGATCGGCAAGCGCGAGCCGCAGCACCGTGCCGTGGTCGAGGCCGCGAAGGCCGCCGAGGTGGGCCTGCTGGCCTACACCGGGGTGCTCGGCGGCGACGAGGCGAGCTTCACGCTGGCCGACGAGCACAAGGCGACGGAGGCGGTGATCCGCGAGTCCGGTCTGCCCTTCGTCTTCCTGCGCAACGGCTGGTACACCGAGAACTACACCGCGCAGGCCGCCGGTGCGGTGGCCCGCGGCGAGGTGGTCGGCAGCAGCCGGGACGGCCGGGTCGCCAGCGCGCCGCGCGCCGACTACGCCGACGCGGCGGTCGCGGTGCTCACCGGCGAGGGCCACGAGAACGCCGTGTACGAGCTGAGCGGCGACGTCGCGTGGACGCTCGCGGAGTACGCGGCCGCGCTGGCCGCACAGGCGGGCACCCCGGTGGCCTACCGCGACGTCCCGCCTGCCGAGCACCACGAGGTGCTGGTCGGCGCGGGTATGCCGGCCGGGTTCGCGGAGGTCTTCGTGGACGTCGACCAGGCGATCGCGCGCGGTGACCTGGCCCGGGCCAACGGTGACCTGGCCCGGCTGATCGGCCGGCCGACCGTCCCGCTCGCGGACACCGTGAAGGCCGCGCTGAGCGTCTGA
- the rarD gene encoding EamA family transporter RarD gives MAEGRRGLWYGFAAYGIWGLFPLFWPLLEPAGAADILANRMVWSMVAVALMLLVQRRWAWIRPLFAQPRRLALSALAAAFISVNWGVYIWGVNSGHVVETSLGYFINPLVTIGFGVLVLRERLRRAQWVAVGIGAAAVVVLTVGYGRLPWIALTLALSFATYGLLKKRVALGGPESLALESAAMFPFALAFLGYLALRGQGSLGRVVPGEYGWGHSGLLILSGVITAIPLMCFGAAAVRVPLTTLGLLQYLAPVFQFLIGVAVFHESMPPARWAGFALVWAALAVLSVDALHRVRTDRAAAAAARARAAVPGSAVPQSAVPQSAAADTVAPDTAAADTAPAVTR, from the coding sequence ATGGCAGAGGGACGCAGAGGACTCTGGTACGGCTTCGCCGCCTACGGGATCTGGGGCCTGTTCCCGTTGTTCTGGCCGCTCCTGGAGCCTGCCGGGGCCGCCGACATCCTGGCCAACCGGATGGTCTGGTCCATGGTCGCGGTCGCCCTGATGCTCCTCGTCCAACGCCGCTGGGCCTGGATCAGGCCGCTGTTCGCCCAGCCCCGGCGGCTGGCGCTGTCCGCGCTGGCCGCCGCCTTCATCTCCGTCAACTGGGGCGTCTACATCTGGGGTGTGAACTCCGGCCACGTGGTGGAGACCAGCCTCGGATACTTCATCAACCCCCTGGTCACCATCGGCTTCGGCGTCCTGGTGCTGCGCGAACGGCTGCGGCGCGCCCAGTGGGTGGCGGTCGGCATCGGCGCGGCGGCCGTCGTCGTCCTCACCGTCGGGTACGGCCGGCTGCCCTGGATCGCCCTCACCCTGGCGCTGTCCTTCGCCACCTACGGGCTGCTGAAGAAGCGGGTCGCGCTCGGCGGTCCGGAGAGCCTCGCGCTGGAGAGCGCGGCGATGTTCCCCTTCGCGCTGGCCTTCCTGGGCTACCTCGCCCTCCGCGGCCAGGGCAGCCTCGGGCGGGTCGTTCCCGGCGAGTACGGCTGGGGCCACTCCGGGCTGCTGATCCTCAGCGGTGTGATCACCGCGATCCCGCTGATGTGCTTCGGCGCCGCCGCCGTCCGGGTCCCGCTGACCACGCTCGGACTGCTCCAGTACCTCGCGCCGGTGTTCCAGTTCCTGATCGGCGTCGCGGTCTTCCACGAGTCGATGCCCCCCGCCCGGTGGGCCGGGTTCGCCCTGGTCTGGGCCGCGCTGGCGGTGCTCAGCGTCGACGCGCTGCACCGCGTCAGGACCGATCGCGCGGCCGCCGCCGCGGCCCGGGCCCGGGCCGCCGTGCCGGGGAGCGCCGTGCCGCAGAGCGCCGTGCCGCAGAGCGCTGCTGCGGACACCGTTGCTCCGGACACCGCTGCCGCGGACACCGCTCCCGCCGTCACCCGCTAG
- a CDS encoding ABC transporter substrate-binding protein: MTIRRRELLLGVPAVGAVTLLAGYGRAGVARASAPGPTGQLELYSWWTDGPEQNGLLALLADFKGRAPLLSCYNGARDSRAAADPQAELARRLAAGDPPDSFQCHAGAELADLVAAGRLTGLDGLYRQEGWATQFPAALLPRLRSRGGYYGVPVDIHRANLLWSNPAVLARAGADPAPATVGALVENLRRVAGTGLVPLALGGSWSAKHLLETVLLAAVGADGWPALWHDTAEHGTAEHGTDTRGTDTRGTDGGDGGWGSRRVTGALHDFRELLALSSHADPALPGWEDATALVGSGRAGYQVMGDWAEGYLRGTLGLRPGLGYDWAAAPGTAGVFQYLSDVFTLAAGARHPEAALAWLAECGSPDGQVAFNGAKGAIPARTDLPAQARALFGPYARWSLDEWRGARIVGSLTHGLVASTAWNARIDAALEVFLGDRDVPRFQDALAAAAAASRPSAASG; this comes from the coding sequence ATGACGATCCGTCGCCGGGAGCTCCTGCTGGGCGTGCCCGCGGTCGGGGCCGTGACCCTGCTGGCGGGATACGGACGGGCGGGCGTCGCCCGGGCCTCCGCCCCGGGCCCCACCGGGCAGCTCGAGCTCTACTCCTGGTGGACCGACGGCCCCGAGCAGAACGGCCTGCTGGCCCTGCTCGCCGACTTCAAGGGCCGCGCTCCCCTGCTGAGCTGCTACAACGGCGCACGCGACAGCCGGGCCGCCGCCGACCCGCAGGCGGAGCTGGCCAGACGGCTGGCCGCCGGCGATCCGCCGGACAGCTTCCAGTGCCATGCCGGCGCCGAACTCGCCGACCTGGTCGCGGCCGGACGGCTGACCGGGCTCGACGGGCTCTACCGGCAGGAGGGCTGGGCGACGCAGTTCCCCGCCGCCCTGCTGCCGCGGCTGCGCAGCCGCGGCGGGTACTACGGCGTACCGGTCGACATCCACCGGGCCAACCTGCTCTGGTCCAACCCCGCGGTGCTGGCCCGGGCGGGCGCCGATCCGGCTCCCGCGACGGTCGGCGCGCTGGTGGAGAACCTGCGCCGGGTGGCCGGCACCGGCCTGGTCCCGCTCGCCCTCGGCGGCTCCTGGAGCGCCAAGCACCTGCTGGAGACGGTTCTGCTGGCCGCGGTCGGCGCGGACGGCTGGCCCGCGCTCTGGCACGACACGGCGGAGCACGGGACGGCGGAGCACGGGACGGACACACGCGGCACGGACACGCGCGGCACGGACGGGGGTGACGGCGGTTGGGGCTCGAGGCGGGTGACGGGCGCCCTGCACGACTTCCGGGAGCTGCTGGCGCTGAGCAGCCACGCCGACCCCGCGCTGCCCGGCTGGGAGGACGCCACCGCGCTGGTCGGCTCCGGCCGGGCCGGGTACCAGGTGATGGGCGACTGGGCCGAGGGCTACCTGCGGGGCACCCTGGGGCTGCGCCCCGGGCTGGGCTACGACTGGGCGGCGGCGCCCGGCACCGCCGGGGTGTTCCAGTACCTCTCCGACGTGTTCACGCTGGCCGCCGGGGCCAGGCACCCGGAGGCGGCACTGGCCTGGCTGGCCGAGTGCGGCAGCCCGGACGGCCAGGTGGCCTTCAACGGCGCCAAGGGCGCGATCCCCGCCCGGACCGACCTGCCCGCGCAGGCCCGGGCGCTGTTCGGCCCGTACGCGCGGTGGTCGCTGGACGAGTGGCGCGGCGCGCGGATCGTGGGCTCGCTGACCCACGGTCTGGTGGCCTCCACGGCCTGGAACGCGCGGATCGACGCGGCGCTGGAGGTCTTCCTCGGGGACCGGGACGTGCCGCGGTTCCAGGACGCGCTGGCCGCGGCGGCGGCCGCGTCCCGGCCGAGCGCCGCTAGCGGGTGA
- a CDS encoding ABC transporter permease, whose amino-acid sequence MSQVETADRATGPTAGGATGGALVRPQTVPGFLALFRSEVALTFRRVRTIALLAILAALPVLIGVVVKIETDGESGGGPAFVAQVTQNGLFLVFTSLALTLPVFLPMSVGVVAGDAIAGEASGGTLRYLLVAPAGRTRLLAAKFTAALAYCLVATVVIALAALATGAALFPMGEVTLLSGDSIGPGTALLRAVLVAGVVALSLAGLVAIGLFVSTLTGSGIAAMATTVVLVITVQILDSFPQLHAVQPYLFSHHWLSFGDLLRSSMYWDNVLQNLGLQALYVAVFGSAAWARFASRDISA is encoded by the coding sequence ATGTCGCAGGTTGAGACGGCGGACCGGGCAACGGGCCCGACCGCGGGCGGGGCGACGGGCGGGGCCCTGGTCCGGCCGCAGACCGTGCCGGGCTTCCTGGCGCTGTTCCGCAGCGAGGTGGCTCTGACCTTCCGCCGGGTCCGGACGATCGCCCTGCTGGCCATCCTGGCCGCGCTGCCGGTACTGATCGGCGTGGTGGTGAAGATCGAGACCGACGGCGAGAGCGGTGGCGGCCCGGCCTTCGTCGCCCAGGTGACCCAGAACGGCCTGTTCCTGGTGTTCACCTCGCTGGCGCTGACGCTGCCGGTGTTCCTGCCGATGTCGGTCGGCGTGGTGGCCGGTGACGCGATCGCCGGCGAGGCGAGCGGCGGCACACTGCGCTACCTGCTGGTCGCCCCGGCGGGGCGGACCAGGCTGCTGGCGGCCAAGTTCACGGCGGCGCTGGCGTACTGCCTGGTGGCCACGGTGGTGATCGCGCTGGCCGCGCTCGCGACCGGCGCCGCGCTGTTCCCGATGGGCGAGGTCACCCTGCTGTCCGGCGACTCGATCGGGCCCGGCACGGCCCTGCTGCGGGCCGTCCTGGTGGCCGGGGTGGTGGCGCTCTCGCTGGCCGGGCTGGTGGCGATCGGGCTGTTCGTCTCCACCCTGACGGGAAGCGGCATCGCCGCGATGGCGACCACCGTGGTGCTGGTGATCACCGTGCAGATCCTGGACAGCTTCCCGCAGTTGCACGCCGTCCAGCCCTACCTGTTCAGCCACCACTGGCTGAGCTTCGGCGACCTGCTGCGGTCCAGCATGTACTGGGACAACGTGCTGCAGAACCTCGGCCTGCAGGCGCTCTACGTGGCCGTGTTCGGGTCGGCGGCGTGGGCCCGGTTCGCCTCCCGGGACATCAGCGCGTAG